The following coding sequences are from one Mycobacterium bourgelatii window:
- a CDS encoding amidohydrolase family protein, with protein sequence MIDPLDLVLISVDDHTIEPPDMFAGRVPSRYADDAPRIIEDEDGVCYWVYDDLKLPNIGLNAVAGRPNDEWGFEPSRFTDMRSGCYDVDARVADMNAAGVLASLCFPSFPTISGALFTYRGDREVSAVMVRAYNDWHIEDWCGRHPDRFIPMGILPLWDPALAAAEVHRLAGLGCRAVTAPQHIANYGQPPWQDPHWDPLWEALCEENTVVNIHIGTGGGLPVPSDQTTYLAYNSMMPIDTQRFTADLLFSPVLTKFPTIKFSLSEGGIGWIPFLLERFEDIYSRQRAWTGDDLGDGLSPTDVFRRNFMSCFIRDRVGIEMRERIGIETICWEMDYPHSDSSWPDAPEQLAAQLEGCTFDEVEAITWKNAAREFGYTGVERLGRQNCTVSALREKNTGLDLSAPKVAAGRAPKAGAAAITYGDMKVRMASILRGGA encoded by the coding sequence GTGATTGATCCTCTCGATTTGGTGCTGATCAGCGTGGACGACCACACCATCGAGCCACCCGACATGTTCGCGGGGCGAGTGCCAAGCCGCTACGCCGACGATGCCCCGCGGATTATCGAGGACGAAGATGGCGTGTGCTATTGGGTTTACGACGACCTGAAGCTACCCAATATCGGACTCAATGCAGTCGCGGGACGGCCCAACGACGAGTGGGGCTTCGAGCCGTCGCGTTTCACCGATATGCGGTCAGGATGCTATGACGTCGACGCACGGGTCGCCGACATGAACGCTGCCGGTGTGCTGGCGTCGCTGTGCTTTCCGTCGTTTCCGACCATCTCGGGAGCGCTGTTCACCTACCGGGGCGACCGTGAAGTCTCGGCGGTGATGGTGCGCGCCTACAACGACTGGCACATTGAGGACTGGTGTGGCCGTCATCCGGATCGATTCATCCCAATGGGCATTCTGCCGCTGTGGGATCCGGCGCTCGCCGCCGCCGAGGTCCACCGCCTGGCCGGATTGGGTTGCCGTGCGGTGACGGCGCCGCAGCACATCGCCAATTACGGCCAGCCGCCCTGGCAGGACCCGCACTGGGATCCGTTGTGGGAGGCGCTGTGCGAAGAGAACACGGTGGTGAACATCCACATCGGCACCGGCGGTGGGTTGCCCGTGCCGTCCGACCAGACCACCTACCTCGCTTACAACTCGATGATGCCGATCGACACCCAGCGGTTCACCGCCGATCTGCTGTTCTCCCCGGTACTCACAAAGTTCCCGACGATCAAGTTCTCCCTCTCGGAGGGAGGCATCGGCTGGATTCCCTTCCTGCTGGAACGATTTGAGGACATCTACTCCCGGCAGCGCGCCTGGACCGGTGACGATCTCGGAGACGGATTGAGCCCCACCGACGTGTTCCGCCGCAACTTCATGTCGTGTTTCATTCGTGACCGGGTTGGCATCGAGATGCGCGAACGGATCGGGATAGAAACCATCTGCTGGGAAATGGACTATCCGCACTCCGACAGCAGCTGGCCCGATGCGCCCGAACAACTCGCCGCCCAACTGGAGGGCTGCACCTTCGACGAGGTCGAAGCCATCACGTGGAAGAACGCCGCGCGCGAGTTCGGCTACACCGGGGTAGAGCGCCTCGGCAGGCAGAACTGCACCGTTTCGGCGTTGCGGGAGAAGAATACTGGCCTGGATCTGTCCGCACCGAAAGTAGCTGCGGGACGCGCGCCGAAAGCGGGTGCCGCCGCGATCACCTACGGGGACATGAAGGTGCGGATGGCCTCGATACTTCGTGGTGGGGCGTGA
- a CDS encoding acyl-CoA dehydrogenase family protein yields the protein MTEPDYDAVLGDADREFRDEVRAFLAATLAAGVGDRRDDESRLARMRWWQGQLHNAGLAAISWPVQFGGRAATPLQQLIFNAEMAAARAPEPINRSAINQLGPTIIQWGTDEQRARYLPKILSGEEVWCQGFSEPEAGSDLAALKTRAEIDGDDLVITGQKIWTSKAQYADWIYILARTDPAADKHAGISYVLVPLRTPGIEVRPIRQITGAAEFNEVFFDAVRVPLTHVLGPLHGGWTVAKSTLGYERVGQSRTHRIERRLAILARLAQEPNALTTNGFGDSYVADRVVGFAAQVEALRQIAAQATAAGVRGVSPGPEASVAKLLTSEVDQAMANFGLDLAGPAGTLERGSLGAAKNGNVAQSYLLMRAATFGAGTSEIQRNVIAEKLLGLPRDP from the coding sequence GTGACCGAACCCGATTACGATGCCGTCCTCGGCGACGCCGACCGCGAGTTCCGCGACGAGGTCCGCGCCTTCCTGGCCGCAACACTGGCTGCCGGCGTGGGCGATCGCCGCGACGACGAGAGCCGCCTCGCACGGATGCGATGGTGGCAGGGACAACTACACAACGCGGGTCTGGCCGCCATCTCGTGGCCCGTGCAATTCGGCGGCCGCGCGGCAACGCCGCTGCAGCAGTTGATCTTCAACGCCGAGATGGCCGCTGCGCGGGCTCCCGAGCCCATCAACCGCAGTGCCATCAACCAACTGGGACCCACCATCATCCAGTGGGGCACCGATGAGCAGCGTGCCCGCTATCTGCCGAAAATCCTGTCCGGAGAAGAGGTGTGGTGCCAGGGGTTCAGCGAACCCGAGGCGGGCAGCGACCTGGCCGCGCTGAAAACACGGGCCGAAATCGACGGCGACGACCTGGTGATCACCGGTCAGAAGATTTGGACCTCGAAAGCCCAGTACGCGGACTGGATCTACATTCTGGCCCGCACCGACCCGGCTGCGGACAAACACGCCGGGATCAGCTATGTACTGGTGCCACTTCGGACACCTGGGATCGAGGTGCGCCCCATCCGCCAGATAACCGGTGCCGCCGAATTCAACGAGGTGTTCTTCGATGCGGTGCGGGTGCCGCTCACGCATGTGCTCGGACCGCTGCACGGCGGTTGGACCGTCGCGAAGTCCACTCTGGGTTATGAGCGCGTCGGCCAGAGTCGCACCCACCGCATCGAGCGGCGACTCGCGATTCTGGCCCGCCTGGCTCAGGAACCTAATGCGCTGACAACCAACGGCTTTGGCGACAGCTACGTCGCGGATCGGGTCGTCGGGTTCGCGGCACAGGTCGAGGCGCTGCGGCAGATCGCGGCGCAAGCGACCGCCGCCGGGGTTCGTGGCGTCAGCCCCGGACCGGAGGCGTCGGTTGCCAAGCTGCTGACGTCCGAGGTCGACCAGGCGATGGCCAATTTCGGGTTGGACCTCGCCGGACCCGCCGGAACGCTGGAGCGCGGCTCACTGGGCGCGGCCAAGAACGGCAATGTCGCGCAGAGCTATCTGCTGATGCGGGCCGCGACCTTTGGGGCGGGCACATCGGAGATCCAGCGGAATGTGATCGCCGAGAAGTTGCTGGGGCTGCCTCGTGACCCGTAA
- a CDS encoding acyl-CoA dehydrogenase family protein: MTRNDTRLLTEIADTAAELSELRQSAGDILRRAWSPAAFRSLLDGPSPAFDAGLWQTITGLGWPDVLVSEANGGGGGGLRELCVLAELAGTVAAPVPLPATAAANWCEDRSGDGISLLLPGCGERTGDRVSGVWPLVPFAAVATRLLVCAGAGDQTILGVVDPTAAGVVRQPVTPLDHNPAARIELQDAPIRAIDEGQGAGRRHRDAILRAQVAQLAELVGIASAANDAATEYAKQRIAFGHPIGTYQAIKHRLVDQRCAIEIGRALVNRAADACEQRHPDAPALTSLGAFWGIDALRAVPEGATQVFGGIAYTWEHEAHVHLRRAASAVTALGARAQHRDAVTRWLSGRHPVAQNGERG, from the coding sequence GTGACCCGTAACGACACCCGTCTACTGACTGAGATCGCGGACACCGCAGCAGAACTGTCCGAACTACGGCAGTCGGCCGGCGACATCCTACGGCGGGCGTGGTCACCGGCCGCTTTCCGCAGCTTGCTCGACGGACCGAGTCCGGCTTTCGATGCCGGGCTGTGGCAAACCATAACCGGGTTGGGCTGGCCCGATGTCCTGGTGAGCGAAGCGAACGGCGGGGGAGGAGGGGGTCTTCGCGAACTATGTGTGCTCGCCGAACTAGCCGGCACCGTGGCGGCCCCGGTCCCGTTGCCCGCAACGGCCGCGGCGAACTGGTGTGAGGACCGGAGCGGCGACGGAATCAGCCTGCTGCTGCCCGGATGCGGTGAGCGCACCGGCGACCGCGTCTCGGGAGTATGGCCATTGGTGCCGTTCGCTGCGGTCGCGACCAGGTTGTTGGTCTGCGCGGGCGCGGGCGATCAAACCATTCTGGGGGTGGTCGATCCGACCGCCGCCGGCGTGGTTCGCCAACCGGTGACGCCATTGGATCATAATCCGGCTGCACGAATCGAGTTGCAGGACGCGCCAATTCGTGCCATCGATGAGGGCCAAGGCGCCGGTCGACGTCATCGCGACGCGATCCTGCGCGCGCAGGTCGCGCAGCTGGCCGAACTCGTCGGCATCGCGTCGGCGGCCAACGACGCCGCAACCGAATACGCCAAACAGCGCATCGCATTCGGTCATCCGATCGGCACGTATCAAGCCATCAAGCATCGCCTTGTCGACCAGCGGTGCGCAATCGAGATCGGACGGGCTCTGGTCAACCGCGCCGCGGACGCGTGCGAGCAACGGCATCCCGATGCACCGGCGCTGACATCGCTTGGCGCATTTTGGGGCATCGATGCGCTGCGCGCGGTACCCGAAGGCGCCACCCAGGTATTCGGCGGCATTGCCTATACGTGGGAGCACGAAGCTCACGTTCACCTTCGCCGTGCGGCGAGTGCCGTGACCGCGCTCGGTGCCCGAGCCCAGCACCGGGACGCCGTGACGCGCTGGCTCAGTGGCCGCCATCCCGTCGCCCAGAACGGGGAGCGTGGATGA
- a CDS encoding CoA transferase: MNTRARDSFLTGIKVLEIGDGIAGSTAAALLASLGAEVAKASHHDTPSRVGPIISTKTGPVAAVDLTLDQSKRILGPPTDADALASNDDMYDIVIVDRGTVVRPPEAHNAVVVVVSPFGLDGPRCAESGGELVAQAAGGMLATIEGSDGTPVPAPGYVASKAAGAVTALAALHGLDQRNSTKGSVLVDVSVQEAVVFTAALPECAHVLYSCPGRAGSGRYLAPSGLFECRDGLVRITAVENHQWKGLLGALNHPAWAAGLDERSARIEHAGLINQHVAAWAATQAKEGCAALLQAHGVPSTPVNTPEEILTSPQFAFRAAVSATRLGDVPLSVLEAPWLTQIGRPGVDDRTSRLSDVRIVELTHVLAGPIVGALLGAMGAPVVRLEDPDRLDIYRRTGPFAHGKPGIERGAYFAVSNHSKQSRLIEPSRATQDVAAALKDADVLIENVGTSRLTRLDVNPAALADSGKLVMRVSGFGSTGPMAGYRVYANNVQAYGGLAGLTLGADGTPAKLGTVIADPLSSVVAATVIAAWALGPGRNTGAVIDLSMAEVVASTVAEFVSAASATEQSVVDNANPPHRGIYRAVDGRWVAVELSGSEDLTHAADHAATQSHLTSVIATMSAHEASARLATEGIRAVPVLRAEDLVADPHLAARGFFPEIAHPDPEIGTARLVGLPWRFVGRGPVPLAPPPALGSTNLHQERMTSAR, encoded by the coding sequence ATGAACACCCGCGCTCGGGACTCCTTTCTGACGGGAATCAAGGTCCTCGAAATCGGTGACGGGATCGCCGGATCCACGGCGGCGGCGCTGTTGGCCAGCCTGGGCGCCGAGGTCGCCAAGGCGTCTCACCACGACACACCCAGCCGCGTCGGGCCGATCATCAGCACCAAGACCGGGCCGGTTGCGGCCGTCGACCTGACGCTCGACCAATCCAAACGCATCCTCGGACCGCCAACGGATGCAGACGCTTTGGCGAGTAACGATGACATGTATGACATCGTGATCGTCGACCGCGGCACCGTCGTGCGACCACCGGAAGCCCACAACGCCGTGGTGGTCGTGGTAAGTCCGTTCGGTCTCGATGGACCACGGTGCGCCGAGTCGGGCGGCGAGTTGGTGGCCCAGGCCGCCGGCGGGATGCTCGCCACCATCGAAGGGTCTGACGGCACGCCCGTGCCCGCACCCGGCTACGTCGCGTCCAAGGCCGCGGGTGCGGTGACCGCGCTGGCGGCACTGCACGGTCTCGATCAACGCAACAGCACCAAGGGATCGGTCCTGGTGGACGTGTCGGTGCAGGAAGCCGTGGTGTTCACCGCAGCTCTGCCGGAGTGCGCCCACGTGCTTTACTCATGCCCCGGGCGGGCGGGCAGCGGTCGTTACCTGGCACCGTCCGGTCTGTTCGAGTGCCGCGACGGCCTCGTGCGGATCACCGCGGTGGAGAACCACCAGTGGAAAGGGCTGCTTGGCGCCCTGAATCATCCTGCGTGGGCAGCAGGTCTTGACGAGCGATCCGCCCGTATCGAACACGCGGGCCTGATCAACCAACACGTCGCCGCCTGGGCGGCAACTCAGGCCAAAGAGGGATGCGCCGCCCTGCTGCAGGCTCATGGCGTGCCGTCGACCCCGGTGAACACACCCGAGGAGATTCTGACATCACCCCAATTCGCCTTCCGCGCTGCGGTTTCGGCGACTCGGCTCGGCGATGTTCCCTTGTCCGTCCTCGAGGCACCGTGGCTGACGCAAATCGGCCGTCCCGGTGTCGACGACCGAACGTCCCGGCTCAGCGACGTGCGGATCGTCGAGCTGACCCACGTGCTGGCCGGGCCCATCGTCGGGGCACTCCTCGGTGCAATGGGGGCGCCGGTGGTGCGCCTGGAAGATCCCGACCGTCTCGACATCTACCGCCGTACCGGCCCCTTCGCCCACGGGAAACCGGGAATCGAGCGCGGCGCCTACTTCGCGGTTTCCAACCACTCCAAACAGAGCAGGTTGATCGAGCCGAGTCGGGCCACCCAGGATGTCGCCGCAGCGCTGAAAGATGCCGACGTACTCATCGAGAACGTCGGAACCTCTCGCCTGACCCGGTTGGACGTGAACCCCGCGGCACTCGCGGACTCGGGCAAGTTGGTGATGCGGGTCTCCGGCTTTGGTTCGACGGGACCGATGGCCGGGTATCGGGTGTACGCCAACAACGTTCAGGCGTACGGCGGACTGGCGGGATTGACCTTGGGCGCCGACGGCACCCCGGCGAAACTGGGCACCGTCATCGCCGATCCGCTGTCATCCGTGGTGGCGGCCACCGTGATCGCTGCCTGGGCCTTGGGTCCGGGCCGTAACACCGGCGCGGTGATCGATCTGTCGATGGCGGAGGTCGTCGCATCCACCGTAGCGGAGTTCGTCAGTGCGGCCTCGGCTACCGAACAATCCGTTGTCGACAATGCGAACCCACCACACCGGGGAATCTACCGAGCCGTCGACGGGCGTTGGGTCGCTGTCGAACTCAGCGGGTCGGAAGACCTGACACATGCGGCGGATCATGCTGCGACGCAAAGCCATTTGACGTCTGTGATTGCCACGATGTCGGCTCACGAAGCGAGTGCGCGATTGGCGACGGAGGGCATCCGCGCCGTGCCAGTGTTGCGGGCCGAAGACCTGGTCGCCGATCCTCATCTGGCGGCACGCGGATTCTTTCCCGAAATCGCCCACCCAGACCCCGAAATCGGTACCGCCCGGTTGGTCGGCCTGCCGTGGCGGTTCGTGGGCCGCGGCCCCGTGCCACTCGCGCCCCCACCGGCGCTGGGAAGCACGAACCTTCACCAGGAAAGGATGACAAGTGCCCGTTGA
- a CDS encoding thiolase family protein, which produces MTGTHIAGIGVTPFGKRSGTPLADLGVEAAELALADAGLGYDAVGEVFTSSSMAPPQTALKVAHRLGRTGIPVTATESASAGGMVALRHAVWAVASGRCDTALAIGYEKTTALEPGGVVPAAVEFWDRFPPQLHYAIEANRWLYETNSKPEVIAAVAAKAYNQARLNPLAARRSDAEVTIEQVMSARMVAEPLTKMMCHASADGGAAIVVTANTFPRSVSVAAVEQTSWPLDPQWPVSGPCVGPPSQIALAANRAFAAAGRAPADIGIVSLHDMCASEEITALIALGLADGKGAAELAVSGGLASGGRLPTNTDGGCLARGHAFGATGLAQVAEVVSQLRGEADSRQVADPRIGLAQAMGGGGSCVVALLER; this is translated from the coding sequence ATGACGGGCACGCACATCGCCGGGATCGGGGTGACGCCGTTCGGCAAGCGTAGCGGCACCCCGTTGGCCGACCTTGGCGTGGAGGCCGCGGAGCTGGCTCTCGCCGACGCCGGGCTGGGCTATGACGCCGTGGGTGAGGTGTTCACCTCGTCCTCAATGGCTCCGCCGCAGACCGCCCTGAAAGTGGCCCATCGGTTGGGCCGCACCGGCATCCCGGTGACCGCGACCGAGAGTGCCTCTGCGGGCGGCATGGTCGCGTTGCGCCACGCGGTGTGGGCGGTGGCGTCCGGCCGGTGCGACACCGCCCTGGCGATCGGATACGAGAAGACCACCGCGCTGGAACCCGGCGGCGTCGTGCCGGCCGCCGTCGAATTCTGGGATCGCTTTCCGCCACAACTGCATTACGCCATCGAGGCGAATCGCTGGCTGTACGAGACGAACTCGAAGCCGGAGGTCATCGCCGCGGTGGCGGCCAAGGCGTACAACCAAGCTCGGCTCAATCCATTGGCCGCGCGACGAAGCGACGCCGAAGTGACCATCGAGCAAGTCATGTCGGCCCGCATGGTCGCCGAGCCGCTGACGAAGATGATGTGTCATGCCTCGGCCGACGGCGGGGCGGCGATTGTGGTGACCGCCAACACCTTCCCGCGATCGGTTTCGGTCGCCGCCGTAGAACAGACCAGTTGGCCGCTGGACCCGCAGTGGCCGGTGTCCGGTCCGTGCGTCGGTCCGCCATCGCAAATAGCTCTCGCCGCCAACCGGGCCTTCGCCGCAGCCGGGAGGGCGCCCGCCGATATCGGTATCGTCTCGCTGCACGACATGTGCGCCAGCGAGGAGATCACCGCCCTGATCGCGCTGGGTCTCGCCGACGGCAAGGGGGCCGCCGAACTGGCGGTCTCCGGTGGGCTTGCCAGCGGTGGGCGGCTACCTACCAACACCGACGGCGGGTGCCTGGCCCGTGGTCATGCATTCGGTGCCACCGGTCTTGCCCAGGTGGCCGAAGTCGTCAGTCAGCTTCGGGGAGAGGCTGATTCGCGCCAGGTTGCGGATCCCCGCATCGGGCTGGCGCAGGCCATGGGCGGCGGGGGGTCCTGTGTGGTTGCCTTGTTGGAACGGTAA
- a CDS encoding cytochrome P450 — protein sequence MTRTLDIDLTNPQLYENGFPHEVFTELRRRGPVHLHPAIEGRPDIPSIPFWSIVTHPEIQQANRDWKTFAAQDGPLLGPDPLMSAGRTLLTLDPPEQTEMRRIISSEFTPRMVNTLEQRLADRTARILEAAAASGTCDFVRDVAYQVPMHVIADIIGIPEDTRSWVFERTDQLLKAGDPYRPGFSPETRLGLQAELFEYAQRITAEKRANPADDVWTKLAERLDGFELEMFFLILSLAGSETTRNALSMGLVALLENPDQLAELRSNRGISATVVDEVLRWSSPVLFFGRTATKDVTIGDQDVQAGDRVVFWYPSGNRDENVFADPFRFDINRSPNPHMAFGGGGAHYCLGANLAQKEIKVVYESIAAGYDVEAAGPAVWTGAGPVHNVGIGIESFPVRINALS from the coding sequence GTGACGCGGACTCTGGACATCGACCTCACAAACCCGCAGCTCTATGAGAATGGGTTCCCGCACGAAGTGTTCACCGAGCTGCGTCGCCGCGGGCCGGTGCACCTTCATCCCGCGATCGAGGGTCGCCCGGACATACCCTCGATTCCGTTCTGGTCAATCGTCACGCACCCCGAGATCCAACAGGCCAACCGCGACTGGAAGACCTTCGCCGCGCAGGACGGTCCTTTGCTCGGACCTGATCCATTGATGAGTGCCGGGCGCACGTTGCTGACGTTGGACCCACCCGAACAAACCGAGATGCGCCGGATCATTTCCTCGGAGTTCACTCCGCGCATGGTCAATACCCTCGAGCAGCGCCTAGCTGACCGCACCGCACGCATCCTCGAGGCCGCGGCGGCAAGCGGTACGTGTGACTTCGTCCGGGACGTCGCCTATCAGGTGCCGATGCACGTGATCGCCGACATCATCGGCATCCCCGAGGACACCCGCTCGTGGGTGTTCGAACGCACTGATCAACTGCTGAAAGCGGGCGATCCGTACCGGCCCGGCTTTTCCCCGGAAACCCGGCTCGGGTTGCAGGCCGAACTGTTCGAGTACGCGCAACGCATCACCGCTGAGAAGCGGGCGAATCCGGCCGACGACGTATGGACCAAGCTTGCGGAGCGGCTCGACGGGTTCGAACTGGAAATGTTCTTCCTCATCCTGTCCCTCGCCGGCAGCGAAACGACCCGCAACGCCCTCTCGATGGGTTTGGTCGCACTCTTGGAGAACCCGGACCAGTTGGCCGAGTTGCGTTCGAACCGAGGTATTTCGGCAACTGTTGTGGACGAGGTCTTGCGCTGGTCCAGTCCGGTGTTGTTCTTCGGACGCACTGCCACCAAAGACGTGACCATCGGGGATCAGGATGTGCAGGCAGGCGATCGTGTGGTGTTCTGGTACCCGTCCGGAAACCGCGACGAGAATGTCTTTGCCGACCCTTTTCGATTCGACATCAACCGATCGCCCAATCCGCACATGGCCTTCGGGGGCGGAGGTGCGCACTACTGCCTGGGCGCCAATCTCGCCCAGAAGGAGATCAAAGTGGTGTACGAGTCGATCGCGGCCGGTTACGACGTCGAGGCGGCGGGACCTGCGGTGTGGACAGGCGCCGGGCCAGTGCACAACGTTGGCATTGGGATCGAGTCATTTCCGGTGCGCATCAACGCACTCAGCTGA
- a CDS encoding TetR/AcrR family transcriptional regulator: protein MRRHGWSGHTPASDEEAIDRILDAVDLLVERGKPVRVTEVARILGVSRPTVYRYFPGTEALLAGSRVRSADGFMERFAEHVRGLHDPVAALVEGVAFAVESLAGDPQIHQVLTARVNDSPALPFASELASAFGRSMLRRYDVDWTRHGYDDVALDEVGELCIRTFHSLVVDPGDHVGDRMALRRFIAGWLAPAIHYRQTTRTVETLESFAAAKPARRTDNSA, encoded by the coding sequence GTGCGTAGACACGGTTGGTCGGGCCACACCCCCGCATCCGACGAGGAAGCGATCGACCGAATCCTCGATGCCGTTGATTTACTCGTCGAACGCGGGAAGCCCGTTCGCGTGACTGAAGTTGCGCGCATTCTTGGCGTCAGCCGCCCGACCGTGTACCGCTATTTCCCCGGCACCGAGGCACTGCTGGCGGGAAGTCGGGTGCGTTCAGCCGACGGGTTCATGGAACGGTTCGCGGAGCATGTCCGTGGACTGCACGATCCTGTGGCAGCGTTGGTTGAAGGCGTTGCTTTTGCAGTCGAAAGCCTGGCTGGTGACCCGCAGATTCATCAAGTCCTCACCGCTCGGGTCAACGACTCGCCGGCGTTGCCCTTCGCCTCAGAGTTGGCCTCGGCGTTCGGACGCTCGATGCTACGTCGGTACGACGTGGACTGGACGCGGCACGGCTACGATGACGTCGCGCTCGACGAGGTCGGTGAGCTTTGCATCCGCACGTTCCATTCGCTGGTTGTCGATCCTGGTGACCATGTCGGAGATCGAATGGCGCTGCGCCGCTTCATAGCTGGGTGGTTGGCCCCGGCGATTCACTATCGGCAGACGACACGTACCGTGGAGACGCTGGAGTCATTCGCAGCAGCCAAGCCGGCGCGCAGAACTGACAATTCAGCGTGA
- a CDS encoding alpha/beta fold hydrolase, translating into MEINGGSVVYELLGEAGELIVLTPGGRFSKDSDWFRPLADGLVAGGKRVLLWDRPNCGRSDVQFFGPSESHMRADTLYELLTRLVAGPCVLAGGSSGARDSMLTAILYPEVASKLVLWNIVGGIYGSFFLGSYYVIPSIVAVRGLGGGGIGMAALLNAPEWQERIAANPNNRQRLLDMDSAEFLKVMKRWLNAYVPKTGQAMPGVDDEMFERITVPTLIFRGSDSDWDHPRRTSLDVSCLIKGSLVVDPPWPDDYWLRAAEKFSTGEAGRFTLFDNWVLLVDPILEFLSGHQSSE; encoded by the coding sequence ATGGAAATCAACGGCGGCAGCGTCGTTTATGAACTCCTCGGGGAGGCAGGCGAACTCATCGTCCTGACGCCCGGAGGCCGGTTCAGCAAGGACAGCGACTGGTTTCGACCGCTGGCCGACGGGCTTGTCGCCGGCGGCAAACGCGTGCTGTTGTGGGACCGGCCAAACTGCGGCAGATCCGATGTCCAGTTCTTCGGTCCGTCCGAATCACACATGCGCGCCGACACGCTCTATGAGCTGCTGACCAGATTGGTTGCCGGGCCTTGCGTGCTGGCCGGCGGTTCGAGCGGGGCCAGAGACTCGATGCTGACCGCCATTCTCTATCCCGAGGTCGCGTCAAAACTGGTGCTGTGGAACATCGTCGGCGGCATCTATGGGTCCTTTTTCCTCGGTTCCTACTACGTGATTCCCAGCATCGTCGCCGTACGGGGGCTCGGCGGAGGAGGCATCGGGATGGCGGCATTGCTCAATGCGCCTGAGTGGCAAGAACGTATCGCCGCGAACCCCAACAACCGCCAACGGCTGCTGGACATGGACAGTGCCGAGTTCTTGAAGGTGATGAAGCGTTGGCTCAACGCCTACGTACCCAAGACCGGACAGGCAATGCCCGGCGTCGACGACGAGATGTTCGAGCGAATCACGGTACCCACCTTGATCTTCCGTGGCTCCGACAGCGACTGGGACCATCCACGCCGCACGTCTCTTGACGTGAGCTGCCTGATCAAGGGATCCCTCGTGGTCGACCCGCCGTGGCCGGACGACTACTGGCTGCGCGCCGCGGAGAAGTTTTCGACGGGCGAGGCAGGACGATTTACCTTGTTCGACAACTGGGTGCTACTGGTAGACCCAATCCTTGAATTCCTCAGTGGTCACCAGTCGTCGGAGTAA
- a CDS encoding cytochrome P450 has translation MVTIAAARFDEPAFYLGDPNATFAQLRDTDPVHWYDEGKFWVITKYDDIKGISARPEKFKSERIGIMMDLIAHREGRDPQGYGTRGIMFMDPPEHRAHRKAIGVRFTPAAVAKLEERVRQVVHDVLDDLPNGEFDWIERVAEPIPVYVFAYLLGVPEEDWPKVAGWATTIANVGSGVASDEDYTFIFEHIGPYLMGLVAERKEQPRDDLLTMLSTVTIDGEPFTDMEVMIYALTLLAAGSETTQSLIAGMADCLDGHPDQAAKLFAEPSLSGNAVEEVLRYWTPVMSMARQAAQDVKLRGVTIKGGDGVLLAYASANRDQDHWGPTAERFDITREDAASHLGFGVGEHFCMGAALARREARLLLEEVTRRAKGVHVVGDRVPRASALVHTHDHLPVVLDYR, from the coding sequence ATGGTGACGATCGCAGCCGCCCGATTTGACGAACCGGCGTTCTACCTCGGCGACCCGAACGCGACATTCGCGCAGCTGCGCGACACCGACCCCGTGCATTGGTATGACGAGGGCAAGTTCTGGGTCATCACTAAATACGATGACATCAAAGGGATTTCGGCGCGCCCGGAGAAGTTCAAGTCGGAGCGCATCGGCATCATGATGGATCTGATCGCCCACCGTGAGGGCCGAGACCCGCAGGGTTACGGGACTCGCGGCATCATGTTCATGGACCCCCCGGAACACCGCGCGCACCGGAAGGCAATCGGGGTCCGGTTCACACCCGCCGCGGTGGCGAAGCTGGAGGAGCGGGTCCGCCAAGTCGTGCACGACGTCCTCGACGACTTGCCGAACGGTGAGTTCGACTGGATCGAGCGGGTGGCCGAGCCCATTCCCGTCTATGTGTTCGCATACTTGCTGGGGGTGCCCGAAGAGGACTGGCCCAAGGTCGCCGGGTGGGCGACCACGATCGCAAATGTCGGCAGCGGCGTGGCCAGCGATGAGGACTACACGTTCATCTTCGAACACATCGGCCCCTACCTCATGGGTTTGGTCGCCGAACGCAAGGAGCAACCACGGGACGATCTGCTCACCATGCTGTCCACCGTCACCATCGACGGGGAGCCCTTCACGGACATGGAGGTGATGATCTACGCGCTGACGCTACTGGCGGCGGGCAGCGAGACGACACAAAGCCTGATAGCGGGAATGGCGGACTGCCTCGACGGTCATCCCGATCAGGCCGCAAAGCTGTTCGCCGAACCGAGTCTGAGCGGCAACGCAGTCGAGGAGGTCCTTCGATACTGGACGCCGGTCATGAGCATGGCACGCCAGGCCGCCCAGGATGTCAAATTACGCGGCGTAACCATCAAAGGAGGCGACGGCGTGCTGCTCGCCTACGCGTCGGCCAATCGCGACCAGGACCATTGGGGGCCTACCGCGGAGCGGTTCGACATCACCCGCGAAGACGCTGCAAGCCATCTGGGATTCGGTGTCGGGGAGCACTTCTGCATGGGCGCCGCACTTGCCCGGCGTGAAGCACGTTTGCTGCTGGAGGAAGTCACCAGGCGCGCCAAGGGCGTTCATGTGGTCGGCGACCGCGTGCCGCGGGCATCGGCGCTGGTCCACACCCACGACCACTTGCCTGTCGTCCTGGACTACCGCTGA